TGTGTCAACAATCGTCACAACCGGAGGTTGCTTAACATCAGCCAGTGTTTTAAAGTCCTTTAACGAGCCGCCTGAAAGGGCAAGCTTTACAAGGTCAGGGCGGTAGAATGCCTCACGGTAGTTTTCAATGCCATAGACGTTATTACCGATTCTCACATTCAGATGTTTATCGCCGTTGGCAGATGAGTTGTAATAGCCTTCAGGCGTGATAACTATCCATTCTCCGTCGGTGAATCGAACCATCTGTGCAACCTCTTTGCCCGTAGAGATGTCCCATATCCTTACTGTGCCATCGCGACTTCTGGAAATGGCATTTTTGCCATCGGGGGAAAAGATTGCCTTAGCCGAATTTGTATGGCCTGTAAAAGTCCTTATCTCCTTGCCCGTTGAGACATCCCAGAGCTTAATTGTGTAATCATCGCTTCCAGAAAGTGCAAACTTTCCATCAGGGGAAAAAGAGACGGCATCAACTCTATTTGCATGCCCTGTGAATATCCTTATCTCTTTGCCTGACGATATTCCCCATTGCGTGAGGGTCTTATGCCCACTTCCTGAAAGCGCATACCTTCCATCAGGGGAAAAGGCGACTGAATTAACTTGCTCTGTATGCCCTGTAAAAGTCCTTATCTCTCTGCCTGACGATATTTCCCATAGCTTGAGGGAGTGATCCCCACTTCCCGAAAGTGCATACTTTCCATCGGAAGAGATGGCAACTGAGGTAACTCTAAGAGTATGTCCTTTAAAAGTTTTTATTTCCTGACCAGTTGAAATGTCCCATAGCTTAAGGGTATCATCATGGCTTCCCGAAAGTGCATACTTTCCATCCGGGGAAAAGGAGACGGAGTTAACACGAGATGTATGCCCCTTAAATGACCTTATTTCATTTCCTGTAGCAACTTCCCAGAGCTTGAGGGTATCATCCTCACTTCCCGAAAGTGCATACTTTCCATCTGGTGAAAAGGAGACGGAATTAACATCAGATGTATGACCTTTGAATTGCCTTATCTCTTTGCCTGTAGCTATTTCCCAGAGCCTGAGGATTTTATCCTCACTCCCTGACAATGCATATCTTCCATCTGGTGAAAAGGCGATGGAGGTTATCCACTTTGTATGCCCCAACTGCACAAAAATCTCCGGCTTTTCAGAGGCAAAACAGGCTGCGAGATAATGCAAATAGCAATGAACAACAACAAATGGCAATAAACAACAAAATGAACAATAAATAAAGTAAAATAAAAAGTTATGACTACTTCCTGCTAAATGATGTGGGAAAATTTCTAAAGTGAAAACATCCTCTTTAAAATCGCCTTTAAGTGTTCTCTTTCTGAAGCATCTATTGCGCCAAATTGTTTTAAAACATAATGCTTTTCTATCGTTGCCTGCTTGCTGAGCCTGATATAAGATTCTGCAATTAAACCGCTTTCTTTCCAGTTAATAATCCGGTGATCAGTATCAGATGTATATTCCTGAGAGGTAATCCTTGCTATAAGAATATCTTGGTCGCCGGAGTCATAAAGAACTACTGCTGGCCTTTTTGATATGCCTTGCAAATCGGTATGCGGAAACCCGATGAGGATTACATCTCCAAAGCTATAAACTGTCATAAATAGCGTCTTTAGCTGAATAGCCCTTGAAAAATTCAGAAAGTGTCATATTGTTCCATAAGGCATCTTCAAGCATAACTACAACCCTAACTTTGGAATATGTTTTGAGCTTGTCCTTCAGGTCTTCAGGGATTGATAAATGCCCATCTTGCAAAACATCTGCATAGTATTCATAAGTCTGTTGAGAAGCCATTTTAAAGCCTCCTTTCTTTGACGTTCTTATTATACATTAACCACAAAAATCATGCCCCAGTTGCACAAAATTATATCAACGCCCTCTTTCCCGTCAGCTAATTTCCGCATTCTAACGGATTGTTTACCGTGTTCTCTTTACACTACCTGTCCCAAAATCGTATAATTAACATCCGTATCGTCTGTTATTAAAATAATCTTGGAGAAATTAAATAACGATGAACATTGTAGTCTGCATAAAACAGGTTCCTGACAGCGCGGAGGTAAGGATCAATCCTGAGACCAACACCCTCATCAGGGACGGCGTGCCCACCATAATAAACCCCTACGATATGCACGCAATCGAGGCAGGCCTGCAGATAAAGGAAATGACAAAAGGCAAGGTCACGGTAATAACAATGGGGCCTCCGCAGGCAGAATCAGCCTTGAGAGAGGCAATATCAATGGGAGCCGACGATGCAGTGCTTTTAAGCGACAGGGCGTTTGCAGGCGCTGATACATGGGCCACTGCTTTTACAATCTCCAGGGCAATAGCGAAAATCGGAGCAGACATCATCATCTGCGGCAAACAGGCAATCGACGGCGACACAGCGCAGGTTGGGCCGGAGATGGCAGAGTTTCTGGATATACCTCATATCGCATACATAAGAAAGATAGAGGACATAAAGCCTGATTCAATAAAAGTCCAGCGCATGATGGATGAAGGTTACGACATAGTGGAGTCCTCATTGCCTGTGCTTCTGACAGTGGTAAAGGAACTGAACCAGCCAAGGCTTCCATCCTTAAAGGGCAAAATGGCGGCAAAAAAAACAGAGATTAAAAAGTTTGGAGCTAAAGAACTTGAGATTGACGAAAAAGATACAGGGCTTAAAGGCTCTCCGACACAGGTCAAGAATATTTTTGCGCCTGAGGCTCGCGGAGACAGAAAGGTGCTGTCAGGAACGCTTGAAGAACAGGTTAATCAACTTGCAGAGGAGTTAAAGCAACTGAAATGCCTATAATTGTTGACAGGGATAAATGCACAGGCTGCGAGACATGCGTAAGTGTGTGCCCTTTTGATGCTATAAAGATAAAAGATGACGGCAAGGCATTTATAAATGAATACTGCCAGATGTGTATGGCATGTCTGAGCGCATGCCCTGAAGGCGCGATTATTGAGATAAAAGAAGAAGGCGCGCCTGTCAGCTATCAGCCGTCAGATTACAAGGGCGTCTGGGTTTTTGCAGAGCAGAGGGAAGACAGCATCGCCGCAGTCTCGCTTGAACTGCTCGGCGCAGGAAGAAGGCTTGCCGATGAACTTAAGACAGAACTCTCTGCTGTCCTGTTCGGAGCATCTGAAAAAGATGCAAATGAACTCATAAAATGGGGGGCGGATACGGTATATCACTCAGGCAATCCTGTATTTGAAAAATTCAATGATGAGCCATATTCAAAACTGCTTGTTAATCTCATTAAAGAACATAAACCCGCCATAGTCCTTGCAGGAGCAACACCAATAGGGCGCTCATTCATACCGAGGGTCGCAGCAAGTCTGAGGACAGGGCTTACAGCAGACTGCACGTCTCTTGGTATTGATAAGGATACAGGGAATCTCTTACAGGTGCGTCCTGCATTCGGCGGAAATATCATGGCAACAATATTATGCCCTAATCACAGGCCGCAGATAGCAACAGTAAGGCCGAGAGTCATGAAAAAAAGTGAATATAATCCTGAAAAAAGGGGTGAGATTGTCTCAGTAGATACAGAAAATCTAACCAGTAGAACAAGGGTTATAGAAACGATAAAAGAGACTTTGGGATGTAAGGTAAATCTTCAGGAGGCAGATATAATCATAGCAGGCGGCAGGGGACTTGGAGATACAAAAGGGTTCAATCTCCTCTTTGAACTTGCAGAAATACTCGGAGGCACTGTTGGCGCCTCAAGGGCAGCGGTGGACGAGGGCTGGATTCAATACAGGCATCAGGTAGGACAGACAGGCAAAACAGTCTGCCCTAAGATATATATAGCATGCGGAATATCAGGCGCAGTCCAGCATCTTGTGGGCATGCAGTCATCGGATATAATTATTGCAATAAATAAAAATCCTGAGGCTCCGATATTCAATGTCGCGACTTACGGAATAGTCGGCGACCTATTCGAAGTGCTGCCGTTGCTGATAAAAAAACTGAAAGAGATTAAGTCGTGAAACTCGCCTTTGTCTTTCCCGGACAGGGCGCGCAGCATGTAGGCATGGGGAAAAACCTATATGAAAATTTCGATGAAGTAAAAACACTTTATAAAGCAGCCTCGGACGCGCTGGGCTATGATGTTGCTGATTTAAGTTTTAACGGCCCTGCTGAAGAGCTTAACAAGACTCATAGAACCCAGCCGTGTCTTCTTGCGGCGAGCATGGCAGCATACACAGCCTTGAAGGTAAAAGGAATAAAACCATCAGTTGTTGCAGGCCACAGCCTCGGCGAATACTCAGCGCTTGTTGCGTCATCGGTCTTTTCATTCAGAGATGCTGTAAAACTCACAGAGAAACGCGGGCAGCTTATGCAGCAGGCGGTTCCTGAAGGCAAAGGACTCATGGCTGCTATTCTTGGACTGGATAAGGATAAGGTCAATGAGATATGCTCTTCTGTGCGCTCGGGTTATGCTGCGCCTGCCAATTATAACTGTCCCGGACAGATAGTAATCTCAGGCGAGAAAGAAGCAATTGAAGAGGCGATGAAACTCCTGAAAGATGCAGGCGCAAAAAGGACAATACTATTAGCAGTAAGCGCTCCGTCACACTGCGCCCTAATGGAAAATGCCTCCAGAGCGCTCTCTGAGTTCTTATTACTTGAAAATATAGAAATGAGTGCCCCCTCTATTCCCGTTGTAAGCAATGCAGCTGCAACATTTCTGGACACTGTTGACAGCATAAAGGCATCGCTTGTAAAACAACTCAGCCATCCTGTTTTATGGGAAGATTCTATTAAGACGATTGTTAATTCAGGGATAAATACATTCGTAGAAACAGGCCCCGGCAAAGTCCTTTCAGGATTGATTAAGAGAATAGAGCCTGAGGCAGTGATATTTAATGTGGAAGACATGGGAAGTCTTGAGAAAACAGTTGCAGGACTTAAAGAGATTGAGGATTGAATTCACATTAAGTATATAATATCCCATGCCGTTAAAGAACAAAAAGCAGGTCATTAGCTGGTGTCTTTTTGATTTTGCGAATTCAAGCTACTCCGCAGTAATAAGCGCAGTTATCTTCCCCGTCTATTTTGCAAATTATATCGTAGGCAATGAATCAGGGCTTGGCGACCTGTGGTGGGGAAGAGCAGTTTCATTAAGCATGGCTGTTGTAGTTCTCACCTCACCTTTTCTCGGAGGCATTGCGGATTTCAGCGGCATAAGAAAAAGGCTTCTTTTCATATACACTCTGCTGTGCGTCTCTGCGGTCGCCTCTTTTTCTATGATTCAGAAGGGCATGGTAATTGAGGGATTCCTCTTTGCTGTTCTTGCCAATATCGGTATGGAAGGAGGATTTGCATTTTACAATTCATTCCTTCCTGAGATAGCTGAAAAGGAATATCATGGAAGGGTATCTGCATGGGGATATGCTGTAGGCTATGCAGGCTCGATATTATCGCTTATTATTGCGCTTCCGCTCGTGAGCAAGGGACATTTTGATTTAACATGGCTCATGGTTGCGGTTTTTTTCTCTATTTTCTCTATACCTGCATTTTTATTCTTACCGCATGATATGAAAGGAGGACTGAGCATAACACATTCATCCTCGAGAGGAATCCGATACACATGGAGCACGTTCAAAAAAATCTGGACGCAGAGGGAGTTGAGAAAATTTTTGTTATCCTATCTTATTTATGAGGACGGGGTAAACACGGTCATCGTTTTTTCGAGCATCTTTGCGGCAACCACGCTTGGATTCAATGCCCGGGATCTGATAATGCTCTACCTGCTTGTGCAGATAACAGCCCTTGCAGGAGCATTCATAATGGCAAAACCCATTGATCTCTGGGGACCCAAAAAAGTCGTGTCCATATCCTTGATGATGTGGGCTGGAGTCTCGATACTCGCTTATTTTGCACAGTTGAAATCCCAGTTCTTTGTAATAGCAGTTATAGCAGGCTTCGGGCTCGGCGCTGTTCAGGCAGCAACAAGGGCTTTCTTTACGCAATTTATTCCGCCTGAACATGAATCAGAATACTTCGGGGTATTTTCCATGGTAGGAAAATCTTCAGCTATATTCGGGCCGCTGCTGTTCGGATACATATCATCCTCATTTGGAAGCCAGCGTCCTGCAATATTATCAGTGGCAGTATTTTTCATTGTGGGCCTTATAAGCCTTCATTTTGTAAAAGGCGGAGGGCCGAATGTCAGGGATATTTAAGCTGTAATCTCTGAATTGCGGTTGCTTTTCCGGTCTTTTCATCTATCTCTATAACTACTGCTGACAATATCCCTTCGCCCTTAGCCACTTCAAATTTCATAGGCATCTGAAGCAGAAACCGCTCTATAATCTGCTCTTTCTCAATCCCTATAACAGAAACCGCAGGCCCTGTCATTCCGACATCCGTAATATATGCGGTGCCGTTAGGAAGTATCTTTTCATCTGCAGTCTGCACATGCGTATGCGTGCCGATAACCGCGCTTACTTTACCGTCAACAAAATAACCGAACGCTATCTTTTCCGAAGTTGCCTCTGCATGAAAGTCCACTATAATTATATCCGTGGATTCTCTTAGTTTCTTAATCTCTTCCTTGCCGGTCCTGAACGGACAGTCAAGGGCTGACATAAAAACCCTGCCTGAGATATTCAGCACTCCGACCTTTGTTCCGTTTGAAAGAGCATGCACTACGCTGCCGCATCCCGGCACACCAGGCGGATAGTTCACGGGCCTGAGTATTCTGTCTTCTTTTATAATGTAAGGAATAGAATCCTTTTTATCCCATATATGATTTCCGGTTGTAATGACATGAATACCGCAATTCAGTATCTCGCCGGCTGTTTTGTCTGTCACGCCAAAACCGCCGGCAATATTCTCACCGTTTGCAATTACAAAGTCTATTTTGTACCTGTCAACGATATTGGGCAGGAGTCCCTTGATGGTTGTCCTGCCGACCTTGCCGACTATATCGCCTATGAATAATATCTTCATAATTAAAAGTTAAGAGTTAGAAGTTAAGAGTTAAGAGTTTTAATTTTGCATTTTTAACTTTCAACTTGTAACTTGTTATTTCGCGTATTCCACATACCTGGATTCTCTTATAACAGTAACCTTTATCTGTCCCGGATACGTCATCTCGGATTCTATCTTCTTTGCCAGATCCTTGGACATTACCGCTGACATGTCATCAGTCATATCTTCTGGCCTTACAATTATTCTTATCTCCCTGCCGGCCTGTATTGCATAGCATTTCTCCACACCTTTATACGACATGGCCATTTTTTCAAGATTCTCAAGCCGCTTCAGATAATTCTCTATGCTTTCTCTTCTGACGCCCGGCCTTGCAGCGGAAAGCGCATCAGCAGCGGCAACCAGCGCCGCTTCTGCTGTTATGGGGTCACCCTCTCCGTGGTGAACCATTATTGCATTTACCACCTTCGGATTTTCACCGTGTTTTTTTGCAATGTTTGCCCCAATTTCCTGATGCGAACCCTCAACCTCATGGTCCACTGCCTTGCCTATATCATGTAGAAGTCCTGCCCTTTTGGCAAGCTTGACGTCAATGCCGAGTTCGCCTGCCATCATGCCTGCAAGATACGCCACCTCTTTTGAATGCTGAAGCACAGGCTGTCCGTATGAGGTCCTATATTTGAGTCTGCCGAGAAGTTTTATTATCTCAGGATGTATCCCTGAAAGCCCGATATCAAAAACTGCCTTTTCTCCTTCTTCCCTTATTTTTGCATCTACCTCTTTCTTAACCTTTTCAACAACCTCCTCTATTCTCGTCGGATGTATC
This DNA window, taken from Nitrospirota bacterium, encodes the following:
- a CDS encoding type II toxin-antitoxin system PemK/MazF family toxin; its protein translation is MTVYSFGDVILIGFPHTDLQGISKRPAVVLYDSGDQDILIARITSQEYTSDTDHRIINWKESGLIAESYIRLSKQATIEKHYVLKQFGAIDASEREHLKAILKRMFSL
- a CDS encoding caspase family protein; translated protein: MPFVVVHCYLHYLAACFASEKPEIFVQLGHTKWITSIAFSPDGRYALSGSEDKILRLWEIATGKEIRQFKGHTSDVNSVSFSPDGKYALSGSEDDTLKLWEVATGNEIRSFKGHTSRVNSVSFSPDGKYALSGSHDDTLKLWDISTGQEIKTFKGHTLRVTSVAISSDGKYALSGSGDHSLKLWEISSGREIRTFTGHTEQVNSVAFSPDGRYALSGSGHKTLTQWGISSGKEIRIFTGHANRVDAVSFSPDGKFALSGSDDYTIKLWDVSTGKEIRTFTGHTNSAKAIFSPDGKNAISRSRDGTVRIWDISTGKEVAQMVRFTDGEWIVITPEGYYNSSANGDKHLNVRIGNNVYGIENYREAFYRPDLVKLALSGGSLKDFKTLADVKQPPVVTIVDTPKSANKDEAKVTLKIVDIGGGIGDVRLYLNGSAVVLDSARGVKIVPTNKNEVLKTYNLKLTNGINTIRAIAFNGDNTMQSNDVLHEITASFKSLTKPSLNAIIVGINEYKNPKLQLKYAVSDAELFENTLKNVTAGLFEKVNIKKLITKENTTNENIIKELKAYKALNPDDVFVFFVASHGTVDDGEYFLITSNVGSTRTEKLKTDALPQGMLKELIANIPATKKLIIIDTCSAGALGEAIQVAMLTRGMSEDTAMKILSRAVGSTILSASTSLQEAVEGYQGHGLFTYVLVEGLKGKADKGKTGYVKTTELADYVDSEVPVLAEKVFKKSQYPTISISGQAFPIGKTGK
- a CDS encoding MFS transporter, which encodes MPLKNKKQVISWCLFDFANSSYSAVISAVIFPVYFANYIVGNESGLGDLWWGRAVSLSMAVVVLTSPFLGGIADFSGIRKRLLFIYTLLCVSAVASFSMIQKGMVIEGFLFAVLANIGMEGGFAFYNSFLPEIAEKEYHGRVSAWGYAVGYAGSILSLIIALPLVSKGHFDLTWLMVAVFFSIFSIPAFLFLPHDMKGGLSITHSSSRGIRYTWSTFKKIWTQRELRKFLLSYLIYEDGVNTVIVFSSIFAATTLGFNARDLIMLYLLVQITALAGAFIMAKPIDLWGPKKVVSISLMMWAGVSILAYFAQLKSQFFVIAVIAGFGLGAVQAATRAFFTQFIPPEHESEYFGVFSMVGKSSAIFGPLLFGYISSSFGSQRPAILSVAVFFIVGLISLHFVKGGGPNVRDI
- a CDS encoding TIGR00282 family metallophosphoesterase, which produces MKILFIGDIVGKVGRTTIKGLLPNIVDRYKIDFVIANGENIAGGFGVTDKTAGEILNCGIHVITTGNHIWDKKDSIPYIIKEDRILRPVNYPPGVPGCGSVVHALSNGTKVGVLNISGRVFMSALDCPFRTGKEEIKKLRESTDIIIVDFHAEATSEKIAFGYFVDGKVSAVIGTHTHVQTADEKILPNGTAYITDVGMTGPAVSVIGIEKEQIIERFLLQMPMKFEVAKGEGILSAVVIEIDEKTGKATAIQRLQLKYP
- a CDS encoding electron transfer flavoprotein subunit beta/FixA family protein, producing MNIVVCIKQVPDSAEVRINPETNTLIRDGVPTIINPYDMHAIEAGLQIKEMTKGKVTVITMGPPQAESALREAISMGADDAVLLSDRAFAGADTWATAFTISRAIAKIGADIIICGKQAIDGDTAQVGPEMAEFLDIPHIAYIRKIEDIKPDSIKVQRMMDEGYDIVESSLPVLLTVVKELNQPRLPSLKGKMAAKKTEIKKFGAKELEIDEKDTGLKGSPTQVKNIFAPEARGDRKVLSGTLEEQVNQLAEELKQLKCL
- the fabD gene encoding ACP S-malonyltransferase, translating into MKLAFVFPGQGAQHVGMGKNLYENFDEVKTLYKAASDALGYDVADLSFNGPAEELNKTHRTQPCLLAASMAAYTALKVKGIKPSVVAGHSLGEYSALVASSVFSFRDAVKLTEKRGQLMQQAVPEGKGLMAAILGLDKDKVNEICSSVRSGYAAPANYNCPGQIVISGEKEAIEEAMKLLKDAGAKRTILLAVSAPSHCALMENASRALSEFLLLENIEMSAPSIPVVSNAAATFLDTVDSIKASLVKQLSHPVLWEDSIKTIVNSGINTFVETGPGKVLSGLIKRIEPEAVIFNVEDMGSLEKTVAGLKEIED
- a CDS encoding 4Fe-4S binding protein, coding for MPIIVDRDKCTGCETCVSVCPFDAIKIKDDGKAFINEYCQMCMACLSACPEGAIIEIKEEGAPVSYQPSDYKGVWVFAEQREDSIAAVSLELLGAGRRLADELKTELSAVLFGASEKDANELIKWGADTVYHSGNPVFEKFNDEPYSKLLVNLIKEHKPAIVLAGATPIGRSFIPRVAASLRTGLTADCTSLGIDKDTGNLLQVRPAFGGNIMATILCPNHRPQIATVRPRVMKKSEYNPEKRGEIVSVDTENLTSRTRVIETIKETLGCKVNLQEADIIIAGGRGLGDTKGFNLLFELAEILGGTVGASRAAVDEGWIQYRHQVGQTGKTVCPKIYIACGISGAVQHLVGMQSSDIIIAINKNPEAPIFNVATYGIVGDLFEVLPLLIKKLKEIKS